The DNA sequence GACAGGGTCAAATTCGGCGGGATGCCTGAAGCTGAATGCGCACCGACCCTGAGTCCAAACCGGCCTGTCAGCGCAGAGTACCCTCAGCATTTTCCTTCGGGAGATTGCCTTGACCGAAAGCTCAACTCCAGCTCACCGGTTCAGGCTGAATCGTTTCCGGAACCAAGCCTCACAATTAACGGTTCTCCCAGAACATTAGTACCTTCTTTGGCAGAAATGACCACGAAACTGGGTTCCATGTGCAGTGAGTCAGTTCCTGTAGCTGTCAAGCGACCCGCTTCTTCAAGCACCAAAGCAAAGCATACGAATCCAAAAAAGCACAGGCCGTCAAGCTCAACCCTAGCGGAGAAAAAACAGGTACACCGAGATGACGTCACTACATCGCCAGTCCTTGGGTTGCGCATCAAAGAAAGCCCAGATGAGGATGCCAAGCCGCGGTCCAATAGCCCTCTCGGAGAGTTTATTTGCCAACTTTGCAAGGAGAGATACTCAGATCCATTGACCCTAGCGCAACACAAGTGCTCCAGAATCGTGAGGGTCGAGTACCGGTGCACTGAATGTGATAAAGTCTTCAGCTGTCCAGCCAACCTGGCTTCCCATCGGCGCTGGCACAAGCCAAGGAGCTCACATCCCAACGGCAGCTCAACGGAAAGCGAGGATAGCCAGTCCATCCCCCTGCCAGTCGTTCAGGATCAGACCGTTAACGTCAGAGAAGCAAGCACACCTTCCCCGCAGCTCTCAGATCCTGGATCTGAAGAGGAGATGACGTTCGACTGTCCGCAGTGTTGTAAGAAATTCCGGCGACAAGCCTACCTGAGGAAACACCTGGCGCTACACAACAGGCAGGCAGCCGGTCTGCAGCAGAAGGGCACGCATTCCGCAGTGAAGAAGGCAAGACCAAACTCAATCGAAACTGGACTGGTCTACCTCGGGGGGGACTCGTCAATAACAGAACCTACAGGGGCCGGTGAGGTATACCCATGCAGATTCTGTGGGGAGAATTTTTTCTCCTCGCCTGGGCTGACGAGACACATCAACAAAAGTCACCCAACAGAAAATAGGCAGGTTATTCTACTGTCTCTAACAGGCTGACAACTGCAAAAACACTCCGAGGTACCAAATTAGAGTGAAGACTATCGTCCACTTGCTTTTGCCTTCATCAAAAACTTTGTTCACGTCTTCGCAGAGATTGTTTTCTTTACTTGTACTGTTGTATTGGGGACATTTACGAACATTTGTCTATTAAAACAGAAGTACATATAAATTAAGCATCCAAATTCTGTCTAGCCTTATAtatgtgtttgtctttgtgtatgttttcCTCGAAGGGGATAcatgttaaattatatttatttatttatggtatttTGTACGGAACTTGTTTGCtgctttttatattattaatatacatgcatttattactcgCCTACACTGAAGGTTGTCGATGAGAGCTCTTACGCTGAAAGTTGCGCGTGTGTTAGAACGAAATCACCAAATCACATTTTGTACTTGTGTATTActctgtgtttgcttttttactGCAATAAAAGATAAACGGCGACCAGACCTGTGTGATTACTACTGTGTATTTACTTAAATAAGATATTAAACCCAGTTATAATTGTCTAAAGGTATATGTAACACACAATTATGTCAGTAAATAACTGAACAGGAAGAACCCTATAGCAAATAAATAACTACGGCTGGAAACTCTTTATCCAGTTATTTGAAACTTCATATTACTTTCAAGATACTTGTTAGTTTTACAAGGGAAAACAAGAACTGTTCATTCAATGATCATGGAGTCTTAATGTTAAAATTCGTAATTTTACTAAATATAGGCTATGCCTATATCAGGTTTTATCTCAGCAACCACAACAGGGTGATTTAAAATAGCCTACTTTATGTGGTTCTCAgaataaccacacacaaaccaggAGTTTGTTATTTGTAGTGAGAGAGCATACATTATAACAGTTGTCAAGCACAAACTGAATTGCCCGAAGGATAGCTGTCAAATCATCTATCAAACGTTGCTGTGCAATACGTCTGCTTTTTGTTCATGTAGGGTCCACCGTCTGCACATTTCCACCTGCTGTGCGACGGGTCCTGTAGTAGGCTACTGTGCGAAGTGGGTTTGTTATTG is a window from the Anguilla anguilla isolate fAngAng1 chromosome 3, fAngAng1.pri, whole genome shotgun sequence genome containing:
- the LOC118222290 gene encoding insulinoma-associated protein 1a-like — protein: MPRGFLVKRRKKAGAVSYRVREDCLPSQGSQVFVFGSDVPCTTDRTHGSTAALPSACSSYIRNIQDRVKFGGMPEAECAPTLSPNRPVSAEYPQHFPSGDCLDRKLNSSSPVQAESFPEPSLTINGSPRTLVPSLAEMTTKLGSMCSESVPVAVKRPASSSTKAKHTNPKKHRPSSSTLAEKKQVHRDDVTTSPVLGLRIKESPDEDAKPRSNSPLGEFICQLCKERYSDPLTLAQHKCSRIVRVEYRCTECDKVFSCPANLASHRRWHKPRSSHPNGSSTESEDSQSIPLPVVQDQTVNVREASTPSPQLSDPGSEEEMTFDCPQCCKKFRRQAYLRKHLALHNRQAAGLQQKGTHSAVKKARPNSIETGLVYLGGDSSITEPTGAGEVYPCRFCGENFFSSPGLTRHINKSHPTENRQVILLSLTG